The following DNA comes from Leptospira neocaledonica.
CCAAAACGTTTTTATTGAATACTCCTCCCTATCCTTTTGAGAAGGAAGAGTTTGATCTGATCGTTAGCTGGGGAGTCCTGCATTACAATTCTCCGGACCTCGCAAAATCCATGTTAGACGATACCTTTCGTATTTTAAAAAAAGGTGGGTATCTCGCGGCTTCCGTAAGAGCAGAAGGCGACACTCATCTTAAAGCGGAAAAAGGCAAAATCGGAACTGCAGATCTTGCCGGTGGCGTAACTTGGTTTTATACTAAAGAAGATGTGCAAGATCTTCTTCAAAATTTTTCTTCCTTCGAACTGGGTTATACGGAAAGAACTCCATTAGGAAAATTGGATGAGAGGATTTGTCATTGGATCTTTCTCGCCAAAAAATAATCCAAGAAGAATGCCCATTGGAAGGGGACTGTAACTGGGAACCCTTGTACAAATCCGAATTCGGTAATTTCGATCTTTCTATCCAAATTTGTAAAACCTGCGGCTTCCAAGCTCAATTCCCAAGACCTGAACCAGAATCATTATATACCGAAGAATATTATACCGGTAATCAGGAATTCACATATAGAGACGAAAGGCAGACTGAAAAATTCGATCGATATGTTTGGTTTGCTCGTTTAAAAAATATTTCCAAGTTCAAATCTTCTGGCAATTTTTTAGACATAGGATGTTCCTTCGGTGGATTTTTAGAATGCGCTAAAGAAAAAGGATTCGTGCCTTACGGTGTGGAAATTTCTCCCTTCTCCGCAAAACAAGCAGAATCGAGAGGTTTCAAAGTATGGCAGGGCCAATTTTTAGACGCAGATCTTCCGGAAAATTTTTTCGATGTCATCACTCTAATAGAAGTGATCGAACATTTGGAAAACCCTAAAGAAGTATTTAATAAACTTTCCAGGATTCTAAGGCCAGGTGGTTTACTTCTGATCCAAACCGCGAATTTTGATGCCTGGCAGGCCATAGAAGCAGGTAAAAAATATCACTACTATCTACCCGGTCACGTGTATTATTATTCTGCCAAAAACCTTCGTAAAATTCTTGCCATACGAGGATTCGAAAGACAGATTACTTACCTCGGAGTGGACTTCCCCCTTTCCGCTAAACTTTTAAAATCCAGGGGAAGTTTTTCCAAATGGAAGGATTATTTAAAATGGCTCCGGATCTCATTCTACCATTTTAAAAGTAAACTTACCAAAAAAGGAATCCCGCTCACATCTTCTATGGTGCATTACGCGATTAAGAAATGAATTCTCATCCGAATACTAAGTACAGTAGATTTTTCGACTATATCCCGGACGCAGGTTTAGGGCGAAAACTGAATTTCACAGTCCGTGTTCTGGCGGCTTCTGCCTATCGTTTTGCCAAAGACGAATGTCTCATCAAGGCGTCAGGTATTTCTTATACTACGATCGTTTCTTTGATCCCGATGCTTGTAGTGGCACTTTCTCTTTTGACAATTACTTCGGGGTTGGACAATCGTAAGGAAGAAATATTCGATAAAATTAATGCATTTTTTCTAGTCAGTAATATTAACTTGGATATCAATCCTTACTTGGATACTTTAGGAGAATTGATCGATGCAGCTAGACAAATAGGTGCGATCGGTTTTATTCTTTTAGTATTCTCCGCAACCACAGTATTAAGATCATTAGAAAACTCCTTTAACTCTATCTGGAGGATCGAAGAAAAAAGATCCGTTCTACAAGAATTCGTATTTTACTTTTTTGTTCTTTCTATCGGCCCTCTTCTTCTTGTGATCGGAGACAATCTTGCTAAAAAAGTGACCGATGTATTTCGTCCTCCTCATTATCTGAGTATGGACAAGGATCTAGAAAATCATATCTGGATCTCCGGAGAGAATGGTACACTCTTTCGCATGGACTCCGGTCTCAAACAGGATTATTATTTAGATGAAAAAGACATCGATCTAAAGAATATCCGTTGTCTGGATTCCTTCGGAGTTCGTGTGGACTTTTGCGAAAAGCCAGATATTTCCAAGGAAAATTTTGTCCGAGTTTCCGTGAAGGACGGAAAAGTATATGCTCTTTCAGAAAAAGGGTTATTTCTTTCCAAACCTGTAGACGGTTCCGTATGGAACGCGATTTATTTCGATAATTCAAATTTTAAAGATTTTGAATATATTAACGAAGGAAATTTTTATTTAATCTTCTCCAACGGAGAAGTCCTACATTTTTTCACTCAAGGAAGAAGTTACAAACCAGTATTCGCGAATGTTTTGAAGATCCGTGCAAATCGGGTCTATTTTCCGGAACCTTATCTAGGTTATATCGTGGATGAAGACGGGAATGTTTGGAAAAGCGAAGACGGCGGCTATACTTGGAACGCCACAAAAATCACCGGCCATGGACTGAAAGATATCCATAGGATTCGGCCTGGCGAGTTTTTTGTTACGGGAGAAAGAGGTTCAGTTTTCAAAACGGAAGACGGTGGATACTCATGGAAAAATCTCAGTCACAAAAGATATACATTCACCAAGGTTTGGTCCATAGAAAATGAAGAATCCGCAGATATTTTCCTTTTGGATGCTCTCGGAAATATCCTAGTTTCTATAGACGGAGGGGAACATTGGAATACTTTTTATATTCCCGCAAAAGGGAAAGTATTCGCCTCCGGATTACTCGACAGAAGTGAAAACGGAAGATTCAGATTATTGAATATTGGAGAATATAAAAAGATTAGTCTTTCGGAATACAAGGATGTCAAATACGAAACAATCATACTCCAAGGAGGAGAGTCAGTATTCTCACCTTATAATATTCTAAAATTTTTCTTTCCATTAATTGGGATCTGGCTCTTCTTCTTAGCATTATTTACTTTAATCCCGAACACAAAGGTCCCAATCCGTGCCTCATCTTGGGGTGCTGGATTTACCAGCGTGATTTTTTTGGTCTTTCTTTACGGATTCCAGGTATATATCACTTCCTTCTCCGAAACAACAATGATTGTATATAAGGCATTAGCCTCCATTCCTATCTTCTTGATCGGAGTATATTCCTTATCATTGATTGTTCTATTCGGCGCAGAGGTAACTGCTTGTGTGCAATATCCTGAAAGATATTACGCACCATTCCAATTGATAGAAGAACATCATACTTCTTTTAGTTATGAATTCAGAAAATTAATCGGAGTTTTAAAGGCAGTCTATTCCGTTCAAAAAGAAAGTAAGATTGCACCTCGTAATGGGGACCTTGCTATCAAATCAAGACTTCATGCAGAAGAAATCCCAAGGCTTACCAAAACATTATCCGAAGCAGGACTACTTGTAGAAACAAATGAAGGCGGAGCCTGGTTGCCAGTGGTGTCCGGAGAAGATCTAACTCTGGGCGATTTTTATCGAAGAATACCTGAACCGCTTTTAAAAGAAGACCCTTCTTTCCATGTTTATCCGGATAAAGTGAGAGATAAAATGGATAAGGCAGAAATTTCTCTGCAAAAAGATTTGGATGCAATCAGTTTTAGGGACTTGATTGATTAGAATTTTTAAAGTTTCCTCAAGGAAGAGAAAATACTAAAGTATGCTTTCCTTCCTTAGGGATCAAAATTTTGACATTAGTACCTTGGTTGGAATCCACCCGAACATTTCCTCTAATTTGTAGCACAAGACTTTCTACTAATTTCATTCCGATTCCGGTATTTCTTCCTTGAATAGGCTCCTCTAAACCTTTTCCCGAATCCGAAACGCTTAATATTATAAATTTATCATCTTGCTCCAATCGGATAAAAATTTCTCCGACTTCCCCTTCACAGAACGCGTGTTTTAGGGAATTTGTCAAAAGTTCGTTCAGTATAAGGCCCAACGGCATGGCTCGATCCGGATCCAAAGTAATACTTTGATCCATTTCTTTTGTCACCGAAATCCTATTACACTCTACTTTGTAAGTGGTTTCCAAATTTTTAATGACCGAATTCAAAATAGAATAAGCACCTATTTGGATTAGATTATTGGAATCATAAATGATCTGATGGATCTTTGCGATGGACTGGATTCGATTTTGAGCAATCCTCAATGCTTCCGTAACACTTTCATCCTCTCTCACAGTACCTTGCATGGAAAGAAGTCCGGAAACAATCTGCAAATTATTATTCACTCTATGATGTATTTCCGTAAGCAAAAGCGCCTTTTCTCTTAGATCGTTCTGGATCTGCCTTTGATCTTTCTCTCTTTTCGCTTGTTCCCTATGCATGGAGTCCACGTATAAAAAGATCAAAAGAAACATTACAAAAAGGTCTCTGGCAAATCCTTCATAATCGTCCAAAATATCGCTAATGCCGGAATGTTCCAAAAAGTTAGAAATACATACGAAAAATCCGGTAGAAAGGGATGCAGCGGCAAATATACCCGGCCCAAATAAAACATGTTTTTTAAATATACTTCGAACCAAAAAAGATAAAGCAATCGTATACAGAGCGAAAGTTACCAGATTCATGGCAGCGATAGAGTTCATCTCAGACTTCCCGTCTTTTTAAGAAATAAACGTTAATGCCGAATAGAAAAAATAGACCTGATAAAAGGAAAGTGAAATGTTCTAAAAAATTCAGGAGAACAGGCAAGAAGAAGCCTTCTAATACCGTAAAAAGACTGCTAAACCAAACGCATAAAAACCCTAAAAACAGATATTTATACTTCGGAATGAGTCCGATCCGATAAAGAGCGACTATCGCAACCAAACCTATAGAATCAAAAATAAGATTTAAGATCTCACTGATTTGTATCATGCAAACAGAAACATTAGTTTACAGAACAAAACAGGCAAATGTCAATTCGGTTTTAAACTTTAGAATCCAGTTTAGAGATCGGTGGAAGATTAGATGACAAAGATTGATAAATCTGTTCTGCGAGTCCTAAGGAAGAATTGGCAGAAAGATTCTTAGAATATTCATCATAAAGCATATCTTCGAAAATTTCTTCCGCGTAGCCACCGTCTATTAATCCGGACTTATGAACTGTGGATTTCATTTCTTTCAACATCATCTTAACGAAGATGGATTCGAATTCGCCCGAAGCATCGAATAACTTCTTACGATACGGATCAGCAGTAATTTCCTCTTTAATATTATGAGGCATTCTCACTTCGGAAGAAGAAACTTTTCCTGAAAGAGTATTATTAAATTCTTCCCTTAATTGATCCGGGAAGGTTTGGCCAGGCTTACTGTTTTTTTCTTCGCGTAAAAGCCTTTGTACTTCCGGTCTTTCAGTTAGATCCAATTTAGATCGATAGTCTTGGATTTTATCTATCATTATTGTATCTCCAATTCTGCATGAAGTGCACCTGCTGCTTTCAATGCTTCTAAAATTGCGATAATATCTTTTGTAGAAGCTCCTACCTTGTTCAATGCTTCCACCACATCGGAGACCTGAGTAGCCTCCTCTATCACGAAAGATTCTTTTGTGGGAGGTTTTTCTCCGCTAAGTCTTGTAGGTCTTCTGTTCTTATCTGCAACAGAAAGGCTCAAGCCCGATCTCGCAACTGCAACTTCATCGATGGTGATATTTCCACCCATCACGATGACACCGGATCTTTCGTTGATGACTACTTTGGCTCTTGGATTCGATTCTACGGTGATGTTTTCCAAATCAGAAAGAAGATTAAGAAGCCCCGGTGATTTTGCGGAGAATCCAGCACCAACTTCTATCACTATTTCAGATGGAGTTAAAGCTTGGATGGATTCCGCTTTTAATCCGAATTTTTCAGGAACAGTTTCCTTGATACGATTGACTACATTGTTCATCAAAGAGAAGTCTTGGCTATTCAATCGAATGACAACTCTTTGGTTGGAAAAGAAATCCTCTTTCAATTCCGTTTCTACGATTGCACCGGCGTGTACAATTCCTACAGTCTTTTTGGAAGCTCTTCCCAGCCCCCCTGCACTATTCTCTTTTCCACCGAAAGAAATAACACCGCTTGCCACAGCATAAATTTTATCATTCGCAGTTTTTAAAGGAGATTGAAGAAGTACTCCTCCTTCCAAAGACTTTGCGTCTCCGATAGAAGAAACAGTTACGTCCAATCTATCACCTTTACGAGCATAAGAAGGAATATTAGCAGTAATTAATACGGAAGCGATGTTTTTGGTCTGTTCCGGTTTTAGATTTGCATCCACTCCCAGGTTTTTGAGATAATTTTTCATACTCTCGGTGGTCATTGGAGTTTTGGAATCTCCAGTACCAGGAAGTCCGACTACGATCCCATAACCTGTAATCTGATTGTCTCTGATTCCTTCTATTTTAGCTAGGTCCTTTAGGCGGACTTCCGCCCCTGAAATAGATAAGGAGAATATTATAAAAAGTAAAATTGCTCTTTTCATCTGGACTCTCCCAATAAACGATTCAATTGTTCCAGAATATATCTTTGTTTTTCTTCTTCCGAAAGTTCAGCTTTAACGGTTACTGTTCCGTCAGGGTTATTGATCGTTTTTAAGGTAATAGGAGGTTGTAAATTTTTAGGTTCTATTCTTCCCGTAAATTGGATCTGAAGATCTGCGATCCGATCCGCATCTACTGAATTGTCTCGAGCGATAAAGTCAGGAGACAATCTTCCAGTCAAAAGAACTTGAGAAGGTTCTCCATTATAAGTAGAAGAACGTTGCCCCTGTAAGGTTAAAAGTCCAGTATTTGCATCC
Coding sequences within:
- a CDS encoding class I SAM-dependent methyltransferase, with the protein product MKPADHPSKEAWETHYTRPKAKLSYPDENLVRMISKFPPSSPSPKALDFGTGSGRHCVLLKDFGYEVYAADYSENSIQSVKKSYPWTKTFLLNTPPYPFEKEEFDLIVSWGVLHYNSPDLAKSMLDDTFRILKKGGYLAASVRAEGDTHLKAEKGKIGTADLAGGVTWFYTKEDVQDLLQNFSSFELGYTERTPLGKLDERICHWIFLAKK
- a CDS encoding YhjD/YihY/BrkB family envelope integrity protein, whose translation is MNSHPNTKYSRFFDYIPDAGLGRKLNFTVRVLAASAYRFAKDECLIKASGISYTTIVSLIPMLVVALSLLTITSGLDNRKEEIFDKINAFFLVSNINLDINPYLDTLGELIDAARQIGAIGFILLVFSATTVLRSLENSFNSIWRIEEKRSVLQEFVFYFFVLSIGPLLLVIGDNLAKKVTDVFRPPHYLSMDKDLENHIWISGENGTLFRMDSGLKQDYYLDEKDIDLKNIRCLDSFGVRVDFCEKPDISKENFVRVSVKDGKVYALSEKGLFLSKPVDGSVWNAIYFDNSNFKDFEYINEGNFYLIFSNGEVLHFFTQGRSYKPVFANVLKIRANRVYFPEPYLGYIVDEDGNVWKSEDGGYTWNATKITGHGLKDIHRIRPGEFFVTGERGSVFKTEDGGYSWKNLSHKRYTFTKVWSIENEESADIFLLDALGNILVSIDGGEHWNTFYIPAKGKVFASGLLDRSENGRFRLLNIGEYKKISLSEYKDVKYETIILQGGESVFSPYNILKFFFPLIGIWLFFLALFTLIPNTKVPIRASSWGAGFTSVIFLVFLYGFQVYITSFSETTMIVYKALASIPIFLIGVYSLSLIVLFGAEVTACVQYPERYYAPFQLIEEHHTSFSYEFRKLIGVLKAVYSVQKESKIAPRNGDLAIKSRLHAEEIPRLTKTLSEAGLLVETNEGGAWLPVVSGEDLTLGDFYRRIPEPLLKEDPSFHVYPDKVRDKMDKAEISLQKDLDAISFRDLID
- a CDS encoding rod-binding protein; its protein translation is MMIDKIQDYRSKLDLTERPEVQRLLREEKNSKPGQTFPDQLREEFNNTLSGKVSSSEVRMPHNIKEEITADPYRKKLFDASGEFESIFVKMMLKEMKSTVHKSGLIDGGYAEEIFEDMLYDEYSKNLSANSSLGLAEQIYQSLSSNLPPISKLDSKV
- a CDS encoding flagellar basal body P-ring protein FlgI, encoding MKRAILLFIIFSLSISGAEVRLKDLAKIEGIRDNQITGYGIVVGLPGTGDSKTPMTTESMKNYLKNLGVDANLKPEQTKNIASVLITANIPSYARKGDRLDVTVSSIGDAKSLEGGVLLQSPLKTANDKIYAVASGVISFGGKENSAGGLGRASKKTVGIVHAGAIVETELKEDFFSNQRVVIRLNSQDFSLMNNVVNRIKETVPEKFGLKAESIQALTPSEIVIEVGAGFSAKSPGLLNLLSDLENITVESNPRAKVVINERSGVIVMGGNITIDEVAVARSGLSLSVADKNRRPTRLSGEKPPTKESFVIEEATQVSDVVEALNKVGASTKDIIAILEALKAAGALHAELEIQ
- a CDS encoding sensor histidine kinase, translated to MNSIAAMNLVTFALYTIALSFLVRSIFKKHVLFGPGIFAAASLSTGFFVCISNFLEHSGISDILDDYEGFARDLFVMFLLIFLYVDSMHREQAKREKDQRQIQNDLREKALLLTEIHHRVNNNLQIVSGLLSMQGTVREDESVTEALRIAQNRIQSIAKIHQIIYDSNNLIQIGAYSILNSVIKNLETTYKVECNRISVTKEMDQSITLDPDRAMPLGLILNELLTNSLKHAFCEGEVGEIFIRLEQDDKFIILSVSDSGKGLEEPIQGRNTGIGMKLVESLVLQIRGNVRVDSNQGTNVKILIPKEGKHTLVFSLP
- a CDS encoding flagellar basal body L-ring protein FlgH, with amino-acid sequence MIAIFAQDLSQWQDKNPYSRSQNLRVGSTIFVKLKEGFTAEFEIESTADENITIKAVPDKKVIPENPAYNTDRTIVRKNKGKIKSLGKLKGNLTAVITAVDANTGLLTLQGQRSSTYNGEPSQVLLTGRLSPDFIARDNSVDADRIADLQIQFTGRIEPKNLQPPITLKTINNPDGTVTVKAELSEEEKQRYILEQLNRLLGESR
- a CDS encoding class I SAM-dependent methyltransferase — its product is MDLSRQKIIQEECPLEGDCNWEPLYKSEFGNFDLSIQICKTCGFQAQFPRPEPESLYTEEYYTGNQEFTYRDERQTEKFDRYVWFARLKNISKFKSSGNFLDIGCSFGGFLECAKEKGFVPYGVEISPFSAKQAESRGFKVWQGQFLDADLPENFFDVITLIEVIEHLENPKEVFNKLSRILRPGGLLLIQTANFDAWQAIEAGKKYHYYLPGHVYYYSAKNLRKILAIRGFERQITYLGVDFPLSAKLLKSRGSFSKWKDYLKWLRISFYHFKSKLTKKGIPLTSSMVHYAIKK